cgTAATACCTTAGTCAACTCTTGGACCAGGGTGTagttaatttttcatcaaggacCTTAACATTACATGAAAAGTCCGTATTAGAAAAAGGTCCCAAATTTGCTTCAAAACTAATAAAgtcccagtagaagaaattatctcttcaatagaaacatctttacaCAGAAACCCCATCCTAATCGAAGATGTTACCCTAGTAAGAGGTTCTACAGTGAAAACCTTGtcaaagtttgctttaaaaccagaaattcctaacaattctatcaaaaaacaaagattatttgtaacttaagaagAAACGAATCTATTATTATTGCAAAAGGAGACAAGGGTAACACTTTAGTGGTAACGGATAACAAGGACtactattcaaaattaaacgttttactgaaagatgaaaaaacatacaaaaagctTTCTTTTGACCCGACAGCCTCGTGCACAAAGAAGCTTAAGACTGAGTCaaagagtttgaaggaagaagggaagattacacCTCGACTTTACTACGAATGCTTACCAAGAAGTTCTTTGTCTCCTAAATTAAatggacttccaaagatacataagccaaaCCTGCCATTACGACCGATTGTTGCAAGAACAAAGTCACCAATAAGTGCTCTTAGCAAGTGGTTAGTGTCATTATTTCAACCACTCATGTCGAAAACAATTTCTTACATAAAGAATTGGTCAGAacttgtgaaaaactaaaagtagtggaaatttcttcaaattctataatctCAAGTTTCGACATAGTATCAATTTTTACGAATATTGATGTGAATCCACAGAAATAATCCTTGAAGGatattaagaaatttggactcAATTAGCGGtaaaacagttttggaagtcgatgtaattatgaatttagttaggttgtgcaatacgttctcttttttttccccctttaagtcctttattagaatattgttttgtagaaattgtttttttcccctttaagtcctttattagaaaattattttgtagaaaatattgaaacaatagcgttgGATTCATATCTTTTTAAACTCAAATTTTGGGGGAGTTATATGGATGACATGATTTCAGTAAGGAATAATGGGGAGGAagaattaaaaggttttttaaaacatttaattttttgggaggTGATAGGAGGGATGTTTGttattttaagaaatgaaaatattctggattttaaaatttaccgaaaacctactaacaataatagATTTTTCTCGTCCTTCTTATGTCACGCTCGCCAAGTAAacattggtttaatcatatccttaactgaccatatttttagaatttgctctccaaaatttattgaggaggAATAATTGTtgtgaaaagaaattttaataagtaaccattacccaggctggttaattgaccagactttttcggaAAGAAGGGaaaattttgtagaattttctaACGATATCCTGGAaataacagaaagaaaaagataaaggtagcttaagaggtagtaatactttggctagttttttaagttCTGGAAAGGATCAAACTCGAGTAGAGCAACAAAATGGGGCTTATGAAACCCCATGtatttgtggaagctcttatgtgggacgccctaaccagaaattaaaaaaaaagattactacAACATtgtaattctatttcatcgtccttaaagcaaaattccaaacctgaagatttcataTCGGCTCTATCGgaacatatttataattatccaaatcattttattttgtttgaaaatttttctttgatttctagggtcaattactataactgataccctgaacctttttagtcttaaaatgataaattagtattctattattaataccttcccagcctaaacaaaaCTTAGCCGGTTCCTTATTCATGATGAGCCCTACTcactgtctatgtaccccatccttccagcctaaacaaattctatatcgcCTAATTttatgcttcctacccctgggaaaTGAGTTTCTCAAACTCCTAACATGTccagttcaaatcatttgaaatttgtctgtcaaaatgtcgatacaatagtcattttttaacatcgTAAAATTCTGAGTtctaattttcatgtttttgaaaccattgaaattatttttgcctCAGGAAAAGCCTATTACTTCCGACAATCACAAGTTTAAGACAGTCTCATCCTTTTatctccgactcattatatctTCATGCCTACCAATACTATGGTACTACAGGGAGGCATCCTATAGTAGATGAATTAGATAGGAGAGGAGCTTTCCGAGCCCAAAAACGCCTGTCAAAAAAGACCAGGCCCAGACAAATTGTCAATTTATCAGAATCAGGTGCCAATACtatgtcgtttactaggctataatgtTATCGAGGGCCACCACTCCTCAAGTAAcaatagagttgaccgcaaggtccccagtcttgcaggtaccccgaaaggttttgcgagttcatggTGCTGAAATAGCTTTGAACCTTAATGGAAAGAAGActtaagtcactaaggctaaggTTAAGTGAAGATGTAAAGGTGatattgggtaacgaaaagattgatcaggtgggcagcttcactaaccttggtagtattattagtaaagacggtgggagcagtgaagatgttaaaaacaGAATAACCGAcgctcaaggtgtttttttcatagttaaaaagtttggaagaataggaagataagtctgcaaaccaagattagaatattagaagctacaatgatgagaatgatcaaatatggctctgaaccatgggtgctccaaaaagcggatgaaaatgtgctagatgttttccacagaaaatgcctacggattgttctgggtacccggctgattgaccgtatttcaaaaagtaggctGTACGAAGAATGTGGTTTAATatcgctttctagggctataatgaaagaaaggttgagatggctagggcacattgtgcggatgaaggatgacagattaccgaagattgtccttttcggccaactgtctagggctaaaaggAAAGCAGATTGTCCTTACCTTGGGTAGGAGGACGTCATAAATAAAGATccaaaggaaatgggaactttctagtagggtgtaaaaagggaggctttgaatcaattgggatggaggaggtgtgtgcgtagctgtgttgtcctcaggcggcttggtgctgcggtgagttgttagtagtagtagtttactCTTAAAATCGCAATGCTCAAGggatacttttcttttttttcgtcttcTTCCATTATACCTTTCTGTTTTTCCtcttctatttacttttctgctatttttactCTGAAGATTGCAGTGCTCAAGgacctttctttttttcttcttctatttacctcttctttttctatttcagtgGTTGATCCAGGGGGTGCGGGGGGCTCGCACCCCCTGAAGACGTGGTGGATTTGTGGTTTGGACCgtttgctctggtttgggttgggacgaaagttatttttttgtaagtagtTTTTAATGGTTGaggttttaataaatttttaattattaagactgttcctttttgcaaacaagtttgaacgGGGTTTTAGTCACTTTGTGCGATCTCTGTTGGATTTTACTAATGTCGTATaccgccaaaaagtatttaattatatttaggtttatcaaaggaatctgtccgtattacctcaaaagccaactgggagtctaaaatcttcatttcgcaATAACAAGTAGAGGAAATTTataatcctaacttctttatgCTGTCGAAATGGTATTTCAGGATTGTGTTGTCACAAcggggctgaaaagcaaaatatccaCTTCTTTTTACTATCCAAAATTGGTTTTCCAGTCTTGCTATGACACTGAGGTGAAGAAATTTATATcgttactttttttggctgtctttttcgtttttttggggggtttgcTTTTTTGCAATGCGGGGTGGtttttttcaacaatgttgttttttaggggatttgtataatagaaattaaatgtaTGAGAAGCTTAAAGATTATtgagttaagttttttttttggtgaggaAATGATAGCCACTTTACTGCTTATTTTCATCTAAATAAAGCTCTGAATTATATGACATATGACCTcctctattcatcctaaaaaattaaagtaaaggcTAAACTCtttagaaatttaataaaagttcgAATatgtatatacttaaaactaagtatatgagtagAAATACTCCTTCCAAGGTCGGAGTAAtcattcaagaaaaataaattttcgaaaaaatgtttataaaaaaaaaggtaaataactgtttttttttttttttatctagccgGTATAGATGGGTCTGTGAATTCTAATTTTGAATCAGACGAatggcatcgattttttttttcaaacatttactaataaaatgttaaaaaaattcaaaactcatAAAACTTGAGTTTAAAACGGAAATAgaatgcaactacaatattattttagaatttctcaccttctcaataccaaccaatCACAAAATATTGTTATGTTCTTTTATAGGGGTTgcagaagaggaaatactaacgaagagctctaaatTTACATGACTCTAGACTGACAGGACAAGCCATTATAAACATTCACCTAAATATTGAGGTAGAGAtcgaccgtgtaataaatagatgTGGCGGGAGTGGAAATTCCGAAATAGACCTTTTCTTATAAAAgtgtgaattctgtaatttaagcaaAAGACATCGAACTTTAAAATGTGGAAAGATACGCTAAGTTGTTATGAGAagtaaaatcttgattagtaAAGTTTTAAGATTTTGTCAAGTTGACATTGTTTattaaaatactatttaaaaaaaaaaaacagtgattagttaatgctttattgcctatacttaaaaccctcgtttcaaatgttttttatgCATTTCTATCTGTTACATTATAACAAGAAAAACactctgtttttcttgttacattcCTAAGAGAtctagtatttaatgtttaatatatcttttacgaatatacaagttgtatctttatcctcaCTTCCTACTTTTCATTAATACCATAGTTACTGAGCGATGCCACAAAGTTAGGAGACATGCTAAACGGTTTGACCTATAGAAATTGTCACAAAGAatgcatgaccccaaaagatggttcatgataatttttttgacaataaaaaattaagtcactcgctatagtggtcagaaatgtaaaggtataaaattatgcagaaaatattaaataccactttttttatagatgttgaacagctttttatttctttatggcggaattgtttttataacttactattttttgtataaatatttttataccgtttcaatttcaacagatttattagaactttaaccctaaccaggttttgaattaaatttacgaccatttctaCTATCTACTTATGACACATAGTTGTCGAGGTGGGGCAACACATAGTGGACAACACATAGTTGTCCAATACATAGTTGTCGATAGTGGACAACACATAGTTGTCCAATCAACCTATTATGTCAGTGTATCCAATCAACCTATTATGCGCCCCTCCctccaaagaaaatcctggatccacccctGTTCTATTATATTggtctatttttcttcttaagtttACTTTTCTGCTATTTTTACGTTCAAAATCGCAGTATTCAAGGGATacctttctatttttcttcttctatttacTTCTTCTATCATACTTTTATATTTCCTTCTTCTATCtacttgttttgttatttttactcTCAATATTGCAGTACCCAAGGAACgcctttctattttttcttctactttcgaacagttcgtggtaacgaactgtggtaaggagcgacccggctcaatagcaaacgaaactctaaaaaacggaattttgatactaaaagatacatcaaaagaattggattttcatgctgattttaaatatataagtttcatcaaatttagtctttgtcatcaaaagttacgaggtTTAAAATTCCAATTGTTGGTTTCACCTTGCTTATTATTTGTTGGTATGCCACTGTTTTTCAAAGATAGATAATTAAAAGCTGTACAATAGCAAACATGAcgaaaattcaattgaaataatacaaatgagcataaaaaatatttctatttttaatataagaTAGAAGGAAGTGTAATACTTCAGAAAGAAAGCtgtgtttagtttcatcaccaAGAAgtgattttctctctttttttggtaGCTACATcagataaacataaaaaaaaaatctataacaaGAAATAATGGCATACTTTAAAGAAAACActtataaagagtgaggtacaaGGGTACTTCTGTAGGGGAAAACTTTGTTAAATTTCATGGTTATGAAGAAAGTCTATACAATTTGTATATGAAATGTATACTGATATGAATCTGTATATGAAGTGTAATGAATTATTCATAGAAAGTGTACATGAAAGTGGGCTATGTAGAGATGATAATAAGAAGGTAATTTCTTGTAGAGGTAATTTCTTGTAGGGGTAATTTTATGTAATTTGGGGGAAGAAGAAGATGTTTGGGAATGGTTAGAATGAAGAGTGGTCCCTACAATTTACCGATGTGTGGAGAGCGGGAGGAAAATTTGTCGCATGCTGTGGGGATGTGTGAAGCGTTAAGGGATTTGAGAAAGGAGATTTTTGGAACGGATGACAGGGATGAGCCCTAGGAGGAAAAATTGTTGCCAAATGAGTATTTATTAGTTCCAAGAATCTGTCGGGATTTATTTGTGTAGTTTAAACCCATCTTGAGAGTTTCATGTGATGACTTGGTTTGTTTGcatcaatatttttgaattttgttttgctttcaTCGCTTTAATCAGaagtattattttaattttttaaccttTGACAGACCACTATAAGAGCGAATATCAGGAAAAATCTCCAACGCTTCCCATGTGATCTCTAGGTCagacttttgacaaaaaacttttgtttgcatgatttattcaaaattgtcaattttagaccatgttgtaaaaatacaacattAGCCTCTCAAGCATATAAAAAAGGGGCACTTTCACTTGGTGTGAAAGGCTTTAAAACAATTGCTTTTGGCAGTAAGGCACAGTGGAAGGTCACATTTTTCGCATTCAAAGGCGGTATATCTTGATTTGCACTCTTTGCACCGGCTCTGCTTGGCAGTCTTTTTTGACCAGTGATCACGTCCATCGGCTTGATCAGATATTGCCGGTTGGATTCGGTTGCGACTTCGAATGGGGCTGGGACTTGTTTCGACATCTGCGGATGGTCTACCACTTTTAAGTTTGGGCATAACACGCGCCAAGGCATACAACCCTGCAGCAGCTTCAGACCTGAAGGTTTTCAAGATCATCGGTTCGTCTCTCCTTAAAGTCAGCGCTTTGACGTCTGACCTGATAAGAAGCCAGCTATTTCAGACTGCTTTGTCAATAAGCCACTAGAAGATTCTCATATACCATTTTCGTGTCTGAAGATGAGTTCGGCACATCTCCACCAGCATGTCCGCTAAATCTACACCACCCATATGACGGTTGTACTCATAAACAATGGCTGGCCTTGAAACTTTAACCCTGGATTTATCCTTGACGTTCCAGCGTCTGCACGTATCCTGTGGTGTTATTCCTTCATATGTCGAAGCCAAGCAAACCGTGTTGTTATCTAACCATTTCACTACAATAACGCCGGAATGAATGTCAGTCCTGTCATCTAAAGTTCCTCTCTCTCGTTTCTTGATTTTACCATCTGTGACGAGCGGGCAACCCTTCAGTCGTGCTTTGTTCAACGTGCCAATACAAGGGAATCCTTCGATTTTGAGCAAACTCATTAGTTTCAAGGTTGAAAACCAGTTGTCAAAATAAATCATGTTGTTCATTTTCTCTGGCAAGGTACTTATCAGACGTAAAACTATGTTGCCTCCAACTTCAAGATCTGGCTCTATGTCATCTTCAACAAGAGTGCCCTTCCCTTGATAAACTTCAAAATCATGTACAAAACCTGACACACCAGCTCTTGTGAAGACTTTTATTCCCAACGTCGTTGGTTTTTCGGCAGATATTATCTCAAGACGCTTCGCCTCTTGAAAGGAATCATTTGCTCGTCAATTGAATGGTGTTCTTCGGGACTGACTTCAAGAAACTTGGAACAGATATGACCCAGAACGGGTCGAATATTATATAGCTTGTCAAATCCTTGTTCTACAGGTTTCTTAGCTTTACTGTTGTCATTGAAGTGAAGAAAACGTTTGATTTTATCAAATGTTTGTCGGCCGATCTTGTCAGCAATTTGTGGGTGTCTGGTAGCTGCTTCACAGTGCATTCGATAATAGGGAACTCTTACCACCCCCAATAATAGA
This is a stretch of genomic DNA from Artemia franciscana chromosome 18, ASM3288406v1, whole genome shotgun sequence. It encodes these proteins:
- the LOC136038419 gene encoding piggyBac transposable element-derived protein 3-like, encoding MIYFDNWFSTLKLMSLLKIEGFPCIGTLNKARLKGCPLVTDGKIKKRERGTLDDRTDIHSGVIVVKWLDNNTVCLASTYEGITPQDTCRRWNVKDKSRVKVSRPAIVYEYNRHMGGVDLADMLVEMCRTHLQTRKWYMRIF